Below is a genomic region from Bombus pascuorum chromosome 7, iyBomPasc1.1, whole genome shotgun sequence.
GATTCGTTGTTCCCACTTTTCGTCATTAAAGTGTGGGTAACGATCTGCAATGCCCATTGGCCAAAATCCACGTTAATGACTGGAGATAGGGGCAGGAAGCCTCCTACCAACGTGGCTTGTGGGTgaccttgttcatgggaaaaaccAGCTTTTCCGTTAGGCAATATTTGCTTTTCCCATTAGGTAACTACCCGCTTTTCTCCGTGAGTTTTAAGAGCGACTAATAAACCCAAGGACTGTTTTAAGTACTAGCCACAAACAGAAAATACTTACAGGATTGGAAATTCCGTTAAAAAGATTctgtcataaaagatataacctagcaaacacgaagatggcaccccgctgagggtagccacccacatactatatttatttttattttacttttttttaccaatgagatataacactttaccaaatatccttcaggacaaattgtaaaaaaaaccaaaataaactaaaaaaaaaaaaagattctgTTTATGATGGTTCCATAGGTTTATTGAGGGTCAGAATTACGGTGCGTGGGCCTTTGATGGTCAGACTATGAAAAACGAAGTACTGACGGTCCcacgcgacgtaacagtatgtactaACAACTTGTCTTTTTCGACAGAAAGTAAGCAATACTAAAGTTGCGATCATTAAATACAGACatctcgaaaataaaaatttagaataatcttgatgttattctttattttattcaaccGCACATGTCGTCTGGCGCTTTACAACGTCATTATTTAAGAGAAATCTATTTAGAAAACTCAATCTAGTACCGTTATGTGCTATCAACCAGTTATCGATGATCACTATAGATTTAAGAGAATATGAATCCACATTGACTTGCGTCGATGACTACGAAAACATGAATGACGCATCCATGACGCATGAATGACTTGAATCCAGTGTGCTAATCAAATTATGTACACCAccttaattatatatactactatatgCACAAGTATTTAGACAGTTActgtaatttaaacaaaatgttgatatttttattatactttcaaCATTACGCTAGAAATATGTTTCTCTAATGTTCACTCTTTAATTCTTGTCGTAACTggtattaaattttctcctATATTGAATCTGAAACTAGGAATACACTTGTGTCAAACACGTCTCATATTTATTACCAATAAATAGCTCTTCAATGCAAAGTACACGTTATGGGGCTCAAGAATTAACACACCTCGAGAAtactagaaaaatatattacaactAGTactttcaatatattatccacaagAAGACCAACCCACCCTTTGATCGACAGATCTAAACAAAACTTCTGACTTGCCTAATTTTGCAGTTATAAAAGGACTAAacgcaaataaattaaaaacaacaCCCAATCTTGAGCTTAGCTCCGATCATACAccgataataatagaatacacAAGCAAACCAATACTTTACAACATTCCAGAGTCACTTTGCAATAAACCCATAAAATGGCAAACATTTACTTGAGAGCAAAATGAACAGCAATATTCCACTAAAAACACCCGAACACATTGACTAGGCATTAACAACATTGgcagaaattataaaagaagcAGCATGGGCAACTATTATTTATGAACCAAACAACAGACAAAataaagcgaaagcaaaatggcaaaaacatagaacacgtgaaaacgaaaaacatgCAAACAAACttacaaaggaaataaaaagtaaaataaaagatcatcATAGTAATGAATTCTCAAAATTCATAGAGACACTATCTGCGCACGAGAATGCCAACTACTCTCTATGGAAATCCACGAACAAAATCAAGAAAATCAAAAAACTAATCCCAACAATCAGAAACATAGACAACACATGGGTCAGAAGCAATGAAGAACAAGctgaagaatttttcaaaacattCCAACAAATTTACACCGTATAATATTCACGATAGTAACTCCAAATGTCATTCAGACGTAGATGCGCAAAATACTAGTACCTCTCCTAATAAGCACTACGCCATACCTAACACAACAACACAAGAAATTGGAATCATAatcaagaaaacaaaaaccagtaaagcaccaggaatcgatctaatcaatggtaaaattttaaaatcactCCCAAAAGCAATACATTCTATCACAATAATATTCTATGCAATTTTAAGAATCCAATACTACCCTAATCTATGGAAGCTAGTACAGATCATAATGTTACCTAAGCCAGGCAAATACCCAAACTGCATCTTACACACCAATATCATTACTTCCTATGTTTTccaaaataatagaaaaaataatatgcgATCGCCTAAAACCAtcaacagagaaagaaaaattaataccagatcACCAATTTGtattcagaaacaaacactccacGATAGAGCGAATGCACATGCTCCTCAACGAATTTTACTAGCAATAGATAAGAAACAATACTGTACAACCCTCTTCATGGATATTTAGAAAGCACTTGACAAAGTGAACTATAAAAATCTCTTACAAACGCTCAAAAAACACTTCCGGGAACAAATCCACCACATACTCAAATCATACCTACGCAACAGAGCAtttgtagtaaaaataataaaaatattctgaagTAAAAGACATGAGGTGGACATGTTTGTAGTAGTCGGTATAGTTCGTTGCCTGAAGTTGTCTGGCCGATATAGTTGTGGTGATAGTACGCTACTGCTAGTGTATAGAATGAGACAGGTTCTGCTGCGGGTCGCCGGTGTCGCTGCTGGGGTACTGCTGTATTTTCTTCCCATTTTTGATGCcgcggaagaaaaatcggactaCTGTCTCCGGGATTTGAAACCCGGGttccgaacgttcgtaacctaaggcgctaaccactgcgctgccATCGTCCGACGCTAGTTAGTGTCGAGTGGTAGTACGTTTGCTGTCAAGTGTCGCCACAGAAATCAAGGTAGGAGTTGTAAGAAAGCGTCACAGGACCaatattatacacactatacacggccgacataccaacaactaccaacagcaaaatactgacattcgcagACCACACGGATGTACTAGTTAGACACACTAATCCAGAAACAGCAATCACATTACTACAAGAGCATAtcataaatatagaaaaattgctacaagacaaacaaataaaagcaCACCCCAGTAAATGCAACCATATTACATTTTACCACGAAAACGGATACCACCAAATATCCAATTGAATGGCACGCACATAGTACAAACAAGTTAAATACTTAGGACTCCATTTAGGCACACAACTTACATGGAAGCAACATACGAAATCAATTATAGACAACATacggataaaaagaagacagatGTACTGGCTAATTAGTCGAAACTCCAAACTCAGCATGGAAAATAAACTGAATATCTgcaaaacgataataaaaccaatttggacGTACGGAATACCACTATTGGGGAAAGTAGCAatgaattacataaataaattagggTCGCTACAATTGAAGATACTGAGAACAATAgtcaacgccccatggtatatcagaaacgaggatatacgcaaagacttaaaaatatcaacggtcaaagaagaaatcggcagGTACGCAGAAAAGTACAAAGAAAGAAGACATCCAAACACATCCAAACCAGTTGGCTGCTGAGGCGAGCAAAACTCTCACAAAAAGAAGgctataaagaaaatatcacaCTGATCTGaccaaagaaataaaataatcaaactcgaagatggtatcccgctgggcGGTAACTATCCACatattatttagcaattaagttagaaaaatttaccgtaTGTCCAACttgacaaattgtaaagtaaaaattaaataataaacaaaaaaaagaattaaaggtATAAAAGACAAAGAGGATATAAATACAAGGAGACCATTTCGAGTCTTTCCTTGTCTTCCATATAGAGTAGAACCTTcattattagaataataatgataatgataaataataatgataaatgtaTTTGAGTAATAAAACAACAGCTTTTTCTACACTAAGCATCATATATTTCAAACCGAATGATACAATCAAACAATTAAACACTACATAAAATCTATTTCTTCATATGTCTTAATACGTCTAATTCCTCCGATTTACTTCCATTTTGTGCATCAAACCATGTAAACTCTCTTTTTACAGCTACGAATGAGAAGGGCCAGCTTTCTTCTCGACAATACCTATGTTCGCTTAATTCAAAGCATTGTTTTCAAAATCTCCAAGAACTTCGTcggtatatattttcattaacattttctCTTCATTATCAATTTCATACCAGTTCTTTACATCGATTGTGTTACACCGTTGACATCCTGGTAATTTATGCAGCAATTCAACTGTTTCACCTATGTCCGTTTCTATTATTCTCTCTCTAAAATTCTGTTCGCCTTCCTTCTTCAAAAGCTTGCCCCACGCTTTTTTCAGTATTGTATTTTCGACCTTCATCCAAGCATCTTGTACCATGCGACAACAATCCCACATGGTTAAAAGCTTATGATTTGATACCGCATCTTCCTGCGTACAGCAGGTAGGTAATGGCTTTATTGTTTGCAGCAATTCTTTTCGGTACATTCGCTTAAAACATTCGATTATTCCACAATCCATTGGTTGTACGAGTGGTGTAACGTAACATGGAAAACTCATCACAATGACGAATTCATCTTTGTGTTCTGCTTCGcggtaatttataaataaattccacCTAACATCATCTACCAGCaacaaaattttctctctGTATCCctgtttcatttgtttttctataactgattttaagaaacatttttggaaCCATTTATTGAACAGGTTACCGTCCATCAATGCCTTGTTGTTCTCCTCGTACATAATTGACAgagaattaatattcatattcttGAGATTTTGAGAATTCGCAAATTTGGAGATTACTAATGCCGGCAACTTGTGACATCCGGTAGCATTTGCACAAAGAAGTATAGTAACGTAATCCTTGTACATTTCTGGGCATAATGTCGATCCTTCTCTGTGAAACATCAAAGTTTCTTCTGGTACTGCTCTCCATATTAGTCCTGCGTAATCAACATTGTAAATGTTCTCCAATGTGAACTCATGGATGCGCAGAAAATCTGTAAAATTAGCTGTGAAGTTATCCGCTGCAGCTTGTTCTGTGGTTCGGAAATTGTAGATATTCGTTTCACATATATTGTAACGGTGCTTAAATTTTTTGAACCAATTCCAACTGGCTTTAAAATTAGGTTCTccgtataatttttcattaaattccaGTGCTTTTTTGCGTATCAGTGCTCCTGTTAATATTActcctttatttttacatcGCATGAACCACTGGTAAATAACGTTGTCTAAATCCTTTCTCTGTAACgttcttaaatatttactgAAATTACTATCAATCGCTGCGCTGGTCTCGAAATATGTTATAATCTCTTCTCTTTGTGATTTTATATTGCGGACGGTGGCTTCTTCAATACTGTAATCTTTTGCTACGGTTTTTTGTGTCTTATCGCTTGTCATTATCTGAAGGATTTTGTATTTCTGGTCAACTGACAATACTTGCGCCTTTCGTCTTGACGCCATTATTGTTTGGAACGTTTCAAATGTAAATACCGTACTGAAATGTTGTGACGAGATTTTATTTCGACAGTTATCGTTGTCGACAATTTTGATTAGGGAAAGacaaatactatataaactatatacgtatatagctatatacatatgtacgatACACTATAGAGAATTATACAACATTCTGATGATAGAACGTTCGGATGATGTATGTGCGCAATGTATAATCGAGATTATACTGTATATCAAAATAATGTAGTATCGTAAACAAATGGTCTAAGAAATATCGGGTGAACCATAAGCAATGTTGTGAGAAAGCCCAAGCGCCGACAGGCCAGAAGGGTCTGGAAACTTCAATGGACCGAGTGGTTCATCAATGTGTCGTCAGTTCTTCAGTTGAATAGTTACGCGGAAAAAAAGGCCTACGTGACCATGGCCACTGACGGTTGCGGAACACATACGTAGTGGGGCTCCGAAAAAAAGGgacgtttaaaaaaaaacgaagaggCAGTCGAGAGTTGAGAGATTAGTGTTTCAGCGTTGTCCAGGATTATGGTCAGCGTGAAAGAGAGCGCTGGAACCGTTGTAAGGACGGAAGTGAGTGACGAATGATGACTGCGTGCATATGGACTGACGGAGCATCATACTTGATTTTGTATTAGCGTGAACGATATTGAAACAAATCATACCGTTAGCAAACCTACTAGCACTATATTTTCCCacaataacaaataatattcgacCAAGAGTTGATAGAAGCGAGCagcatgaaaatgaaaatttattatgagATTATTATGAGAATAACAAggacaattttatttgcaaatagtttataaataaatggttTTTTgtaactgtatttatatttttggcCATCCTATAAACGGTAATCTTTTTAAGGAGACTAACAATTCACTGTTTCTACGAATACTGCACACCTTCTTTTCATAGTTTTATGTTCCttgtatttttacgtaattttgtaaaaagaaaaaataataattctaagtACGAAGATAAACGATTCAAAAATGAATTGTAATTTTGGAGAGCGGTGAATTATGGAACTACATGTATCATTATGTTTTATTGTTAGTATCAAGTAATTTGAAAACGGTGTCTTTTTCCATAGAAACGTAGATTATATTcctgaaatttgaatttttagtATGTGAACTTTCGACTGTTCGCGGGAAGACGCGATCTCGAAGAAgtgcgtcaacgggagtcgtaaattcccgttatgattcgattaatcgacgccacaaatcgatcgatcccttatttcttttgggataataaGGGTAGTTGAGTAAATATAACTCTGATCTTAAcaggttatataatatatttaaagatcCAACAACTTCAGAGTgatacaatgttatatatgGATTGACTAAGACTCCTTTCTTCCTGTTGGCGAATGTGCTGAAGAATCTTCGGTTGATGAATTGTCTTTGACTTGATGAAATGTGATGACTTGACTTCTATTCCTAGGACTGTCTTGTAACTCGCACCGGTGTTAACTAACTATTCGCTCTTATGTTATTACGGAGGAAAGCTTGGTATGAGTGTGCCCTTTGAACGAAAGACTCGGATTCGTTGTTCCCACTTTTCGTCATTAAAGTGTGGGTAACGATCTGCAATGCCCATTGGCCAAAATCCACGTTAATGACTGGAGATAGGGGCAGGAAGCCTCCTACCAACGTGGCTTGTGGGTgaccttgttcatgggaaaaaccAGCTTTTCCGTTAGGCAATATTTGCTTTTCCCATTAGGTAACTACCCGCTTTTCTCCGTGAGTTTTAAGAGCGACTAATAAACCCAAGGACTGTTTTAAGTACTAGCCACAAACAGAAAATACTTACAGGATTGGAAATTCCGTTAAAAAGATTctgtcataaaagatataacctagcaaacacgaagatggcaccccgct
It encodes:
- the LOC132909100 gene encoding jerky protein homolog-like, whose product is MASRRKAQVLSVDQKYKILQIMTSDKTQKTVAKDYSIEEATVRNIKSQREEIITYFETSAAIDSNFSKYLRTLQRKDLDNVIYQWFMRCKNKGVILTGALIRKKALEFNEKLYGEPNFKASWNWFKKFKHRYNICETNIYNFRTTEQAAADNFTANFTDFLRIHEFTLENIYNVDYAGLIWRAVPEETLMFHREGSTLCPEMYKDYVTILLCANATGCHKLPALVISKFANSQNLKNMNINSLSIMYEENNKALMDGNLFNKWFQKCFLKSVIEKQMKQGYREKILLLVDDVRWNLFINYREAEHKDEFVIVMSFPCYVTPLVQPMDCGIIECFKRMYRKELLQTIKPLPTCCTQEDAVSNHKLLTMWDCCRMVQDAWMKVENTILKKAWGKLLKKEGEQNFRERIIETDIGETVELLHKLPGCQRCNTIDVKNWYEIDNEEKMLMKIYTDEVLGDFENNALN